In one window of Dokdonia sp. PRO95 DNA:
- a CDS encoding methylmalonyl-CoA mutase subunit beta, which produces MKTNLFSEFDAVSAKAFKQKIQFDLKGADYNETLVWQSLEGIHVKPFYHSDEIKETVAVQAPEQWFIGEKIFIVDAAQSAQTANKAIESGVEAIYFQANTPFDIELLFQDLKSKDIPLYFELNFLDEEFYNGFHAFAKAYHITIKLDIINHLALDGNWYHNLQKDHSIVSGLLQGRENKLTVDTTLYQNAGATMVQQLAYGIAHLTEYLNHCEKEELSLNQVTFEVAVGTNYFFEIAKLRALRKLATVVLFAFDFEDTVINIIAHPSRRNKTIYDYNTNMLRTTTECMSAVLGGANWVVNMPYDALYHKTNNFGQRISRNQLIVLKEESYFDVVQNPADGSYYVEELTSQLAEKALTLYKDIEAQGGFLKQLKEGTIQRKIKESAAKEQAKFDEGELVLLGTNKHPNPKDLMKGELEIYPFVKINPRKTLLEPIISKRLAEAIEQERIKTEK; this is translated from the coding sequence ATGAAGACTAATTTATTTTCAGAATTTGACGCAGTTTCTGCAAAGGCTTTCAAGCAAAAAATACAGTTTGACCTCAAGGGTGCAGACTATAATGAGACGCTTGTATGGCAAAGTCTAGAAGGAATACATGTAAAACCCTTTTATCACAGTGATGAAATAAAAGAAACTGTAGCTGTTCAAGCTCCTGAACAGTGGTTCATAGGTGAGAAAATTTTTATTGTAGATGCGGCGCAATCTGCACAAACAGCAAATAAAGCTATAGAAAGCGGTGTAGAAGCTATTTACTTTCAAGCAAACACTCCTTTTGATATAGAGCTGTTATTTCAAGATTTAAAGAGCAAAGATATTCCTCTTTATTTTGAGCTTAATTTTCTTGATGAAGAATTTTATAATGGTTTTCACGCTTTCGCGAAAGCGTATCATATCACCATAAAGCTCGATATCATTAATCATCTTGCACTTGATGGTAACTGGTATCACAACCTACAAAAAGATCATAGTATTGTAAGTGGCTTACTGCAAGGAAGGGAGAATAAGCTTACCGTTGATACCACGTTATATCAAAATGCTGGCGCTACTATGGTGCAGCAGTTGGCTTACGGTATCGCTCATCTTACAGAGTACTTAAATCATTGCGAGAAAGAAGAGCTTAGCCTTAATCAGGTCACTTTTGAAGTCGCAGTAGGAACAAACTATTTTTTTGAAATTGCAAAGTTAAGAGCCCTTAGAAAGCTTGCGACTGTAGTGCTCTTTGCATTTGATTTTGAGGACACAGTCATTAATATAATAGCTCATCCATCACGCAGAAATAAAACTATTTACGATTATAATACAAATATGCTACGTACCACTACGGAGTGTATGAGTGCCGTATTAGGTGGGGCAAACTGGGTAGTAAACATGCCATATGATGCGTTATATCACAAAACCAATAATTTTGGACAGCGTATATCTCGTAATCAGCTTATTGTACTTAAAGAAGAAAGCTATTTTGACGTGGTTCAAAATCCAGCAGATGGTTCTTATTATGTAGAGGAACTTACCTCTCAACTTGCAGAAAAAGCGCTTACACTTTATAAAGATATAGAGGCACAAGGAGGTTTTTTAAAGCAACTTAAAGAAGGTACAATCCAGCGTAAAATAAAAGAAAGCGCTGCAAAGGAGCAAGCCAAATTTGATGAGGGTGAGTTGGTTCTGTTAGGAACAAATAAGCATCCTAACCCGAAAGATTTGATGAAGGGTGAGTTAGAAATTTATCCTTTTGTAAAAATTAATCCACGTAAAACATTACTGGAGCCTATAATATCAAAACGCCTAGCTGAGGCCATAGAACAAGAACGTATCAAAACAGAAAAATAG
- a CDS encoding septum formation initiator family protein, producing MSNKYLLIFFIFLVWMLFFDGSSYLLHRELNQEYDKLEGNRAYFKKEIAKDNAQILQLKDSAGLERFAREEYLMKKDNEEIYIIEYQDSLSTENED from the coding sequence ATGAGCAATAAATACTTGCTCATTTTTTTCATTTTTCTAGTGTGGATGTTGTTTTTTGATGGTAGTTCTTATCTATTACATAGAGAGCTTAATCAGGAATACGATAAGTTGGAAGGTAATAGAGCATACTTTAAAAAAGAAATAGCAAAGGATAATGCACAAATCTTACAACTTAAGGATAGTGCAGGTTTAGAAAGATTTGCTCGTGAAGAATACCTTATGAAAAAGGACAACGAGGAAATTTATATAATTGAATATCAAGATAGTTTATCTACAGAGAATGAAGACTAA
- the udk gene encoding uridine kinase produces MLIIGIGGGTGSGKTTVVDQIVSDLPEGQVTVISQDSYYKDLSALSMEDRKKVNFDHPNAIDFPLLCQHLVELKEGRNILQPMYSFVAHNRIDETVLTSPTNVLVVEGILILTDPNIRNLFDIKVFVHADSDERLIRRLKRDIAERGRDLDEVLNRYQTTLKPMHQQFIEPTKEFADIIIPNNRYNTVAVDIVRSIINERLH; encoded by the coding sequence ATGCTTATTATAGGAATAGGTGGTGGTACTGGAAGTGGTAAGACAACCGTTGTAGATCAGATTGTGTCAGATCTGCCAGAAGGACAAGTAACAGTAATTTCTCAAGATTCATATTATAAAGATCTCTCTGCATTATCGATGGAAGATCGTAAGAAGGTGAACTTTGATCACCCTAATGCAATAGATTTTCCTTTGCTATGCCAGCATCTTGTTGAGCTTAAAGAGGGTAGAAATATTTTGCAACCTATGTACTCATTTGTTGCGCATAACCGTATTGATGAGACTGTGCTTACGAGTCCTACAAATGTGCTTGTGGTAGAGGGAATTCTTATCTTGACAGATCCTAATATTCGCAATCTCTTTGATATTAAAGTATTTGTGCATGCAGATAGTGATGAGCGCTTAATACGTCGTCTCAAGAGAGATATCGCAGAGCGTGGTCGCGATCTAGATGAAGTGTTGAATAGATATCAAACTACATTGAAGCCTATGCACCAGCAGTTTATAGAGCCTACAAAGGAATTTGCAGATATTATTATACCTAATAACAGATACAATACAGTGGCTGTAGATATCGTTCGTAGTATCATAAATGAACGATTACATTAA